Within the Emticicia oligotrophica DSM 17448 genome, the region TGGGTATTATTGGCTTACTTTACACAGCTTGGCGATTCAATTGGGTGTCGAACCAACCCGCTGGCGATGATAATATGAAAAAACTTTCAGGTTATATCGCTGATGGTGCCATTGCTTTCTTAAAAGCTGAGTGGAAAATTTTAGCATACTTTGCCATTCCTACTGCCGTTATTTTAGGCTATTTAGGTATGCAAACTGAAGCTAACGGAATGGAAATACATTCTTCTCCGCTCATTGCCGTTGCATTCTTGATTGGGGCTGTATTTTCAGCAACTGCAGGTTACATCGGAATGAAAATCGCTACCAAAGCCAATGTTCGTACTGCACAAGCAGCTCGTACCTCTCTTGCAAAAGCACTTGAAGTATCATTTACTGGTGGTTCTGTAATGGGAATGGGAGTTGCTGGCTTAGCAGTTTTGGGTCTTGGTGGATTATTCATCTTATTCTACAACTTATTTGCTAAAGGTCAAGGTTTAACATCTGTAGAAATGAAAAAAGCAATTGAAGTATTAGCTGGTTTTTCATTGGGTGCTGAATCAATTGCTTTATTTGCACGTGTAGGTGGTGGAATTTACACAAAAGCAGCTGACGTGGGTGCTGACTTAGTAGGAAAGGTTGAAGCGGGTATTCCTGAAGATGATGTTCGTAACCCAGCAACAATCGCTGATAACGTGGGTGATAACGTAGGTGACGTAGCAGGTATGGGAGCAGACTTATTTGGTTCTTATGTAGCAACAATTCTTGCAACGATGGTATTAGGGCAAGAAATTAGTGTAAGTGATAATTATGGTGGTTTTTCACCAGTATTATTACCAATGTTGATTGCAGGGGTTGGTTTGTTAGCTTCATTAGTATCAACTTTCTTCGTAAGAATTAGTCGTGAAGATGCCTCAGTACAAAATGCTCTAAACATTGGTAACTGGCTATCAATTGTTATCACTTTCGTTGCTTCTTATTTCTTAGTAAAGAATATTTTACCAGAAAATTTAAATTTACGTGGTTTTGAATTTACATCTACTGGTGTTTTCTTAGCTATTGTAGTAGGTTTGATTGTTGGTGCTTTAATGTCAATCATTACTGAGTACTATACAGCAATGGGCAAACGACCAGTTTTATCAATCGTTCAGAAATCAGGTACAGGTCATGCTACAAACATCATCGGTGGTTTAGCAGTAGGTATGGAATCTACTGTATTACCAATTATAGTATTAGCTGCAGGAATTATTTTATCATACAAATTTGCTGGTTTGTATGGTGTATCTATTGCTGCCGCTGGTATGATGGCAACAACTGCGATGCAATTAGCTATTGATGCATTCGGTCCAATTGCTGATAATGCAGGTGGTATTGCTGAAATGGCACAATTACCAAGTGAAGTGCGTGAGCGTACTGATAACTTAGATGCTGTAGGTAATACAACTGCTGCAACTGGAAAAGGCTTTGCTATTGCTTCTGCTGCCCTTACATCCTTGGCATTATTCGCTGCATTTGTTGGTATTGCAGGTATTTCAAAAATTGATATTTACAAAGCTGACGTCTTAGCGGGTCTATTTGTAGGTGGAATGATTCCATTCATTTTTAGTGCATTAGCAATTTCAGCGGTAGGTAAAGCTGCAATGGAAATGGTGAATGAAGTTCGTCGTCAGTTCCGTGAAATTCCAGGAATTATGGAATATAAAACTGAACCTGAATACGAAAAGTGTGTAGCTATCTCGACAGAAGCTTCCATCAAGCAAATGATTGCTCCGGGTGCAATTGCTATTATTTCACCAGTCTTAGTAGGATTTTTCTTTGGTCCAGAAGTATTAGGTGGTATGTTAGCAGGTGTAACGGTATCAGGGGTATTGATGGGCATGTTCCAATCAAATGCAGGTGGTGCATGGGATAATGCTAAAAAATCATTCGAAAAAGGAGTGGTTATTGATGGTGAAACTTATTACAAAAAATCAGAACCACATAAAGCATCGGTTACAGGTGATACAGTAGGTGACCCATTCAAAGATACTTCAGGCCCGTCAATGAACATTTTGATTAAGTTGATGTCAATTGTTTCTTTGGTTATTGCTCCTTACATTGCAGTGAAACCAGAAACAACAGCGTTGAAATCTACAAAAGAAGTTGTAAAATCATCGATTACAGTTACAGTAAATAAGTAATTGATTTGAAAGATTAATAAATTAAAAAGCTCTTTTCTTCTAAAGAAAAGAGCTTTTTTTATGAAACTTGAATTTTCCAAAAAAATATTTTTAATTACAAGAATCAATTTGGGCAATGAAAACAGCTCCATTATCAACTTTAAATCCAGGATTCAAAGAAATCATTTTACTTGAAGAATAAAAGACTTCTCCACCATTTAATATTTGAGCTGAGCTTTCAATCAGATTAAGTGAACTAAAGTAATTTCTACCTGTTAAATTTGAGGTTATTGTTAGATTTTGTTCGTTTCCACAAGAAGTTATTTTATAAATTTTATCGAAAGTAGCCACATAGAGTTCGCCTGCATAATCTTCTCCAAAAGTTGTTGGATACTCCATAAGAACGCCTTTAAAATCATTGATTATAACATTATTGGTGTTTTTTAATAACCAAAATTTACCAGAATTATAATCAGCATAGCAATAAAAACCATTGAGAAAAGGATATTTACTTCCTCTATAGACATAACCCCCTGTAACTGAAGCTGGTAAATTACCATTAAAATTATATCCTTCATAAGTAATTATAGGAGAAACCAAGCTAACTGAATTAGGAGGACAATTTTGTGTTAGGTGCAACATATTTCCTTCATAGCAACTCCAACCAAAATTTTTATTCTCAAAATTACCAAATGGGAGGTAATCTATTTCTTCATAACTATCTTGGCCTACATCGCCAATCCACAAATCACCAGTTAGCTTATCAAAACTAAATTTCCAAGGATTTCGCAATCCAGCCGCAATGATTTCATCAGGAATGTTATCATTGGGAGTTTGATAAGGGTTTTCTATAGGTATTAAATTTTCAGAATCTACATTGAATCGAAGCAGCTTTCCCTTTAAAGAAGACATATTTTGTGCGTTATTATTCTCATCACCCAAAGAGAATCTTTCACCCGGTGCTCCATCACCAATAGTAGTGTATAAATAACCATCTTTTCCAAATTCTAAATCGCCCCCTTGATGACCAATATTATTGACAATACTAAACAATACGTTTTCTGAAGATTTATCTACTTGATTTTTATCATCACTCGATTTTAAAAATCTTGAAATTCTACAAGTATTATCTAATGTTCTGTATTTAACAAATAATTGACCGTTAGCTTGATAATTTGGATGAAATGCAACTGCCATTATCCAATCAGCATTACCTGTTAAATCTAAAAATGGATCTGCAAGTATAGAATTATTTTCAATTACTTTAATTTGGGTACCATCTACAACAAATAGTCTTTCGTCATAAGCATGGGCAATATCAACAATTGAGTTAAATCCACTGATATAAAAATTGGTTTGTAAACTAGGAGATTGGGCAAATATATTAAATGGAAAGAACCAAATAAGTAAAAAATATTTCATCAATAAAGACCTAAGTTTCGTTACAAAAATACAAAATCATTGATTTTTCAATGGTTTTGAGCAGAAAAAAAGAGCGACTATGTAGCCGCTCTTTTATGGTATATTTTTGATTAAATCACTACGTTAACTATTCGTTTTGGTACAACGATAATTTTTTTCGGAGAAGCTCCATCTAGCCATTTAATTACTAATTCATTGGCTAAAACTTGTTTTTCAATTTCTTCTTTACTCATATCAGCGGGGAAATTGAGTGTTGCACGAACTTTTCCATTTATTTGAATTGGATACTCAAATGAGTCTTCAACTAAATATTTCTCTTCGTGAGATGGAAAAGATTGTGCTGTAATGCTATCTGTATTCCCCAAAACATTCCACAGTTCTTCTGTTACGTGGGGAGCATAAGGAGAAAGAATAATTAATAATTGCTCAAGAATTGCTTTTTTATGGCATTTTAAGTCAGATAACTCATTTACACAAATCATAAATGAACTTACTGAAGTATTGAATGAAAATGCCTCAATGTCTTCGTTTACTTTCTTTATGGTTTTGTGTAATGATTTTAACTCATCCTTTGTTGGTTCTGCATCCACAACCAAATATTTGCCATTTTGGTCGAAGAACAAACGCCACAATTTACGTACAAAACGATAAGTTCCTTCAATCCCTCTTGTATCCCATGGTTTACTTTCAGTTAAAGGTCCTAAGAACATTTCGTAAAGGCGGAAAGTATCAGCACCGTATCTCTCAACAATTGTATCTGGATTAACTACATTGAACTTAGATTTCGACATTTTTTCAACTTCCGAGCCACAAACATACTTGCCTTTTGATGGACCATCATCTTCAAAAATAAATTGAGGGTTGTCTCCAATATCGTTTCTTGTTGCTTTGAATTTATCAATATCTAAAACATCATTTTCCACGATATTAACATCTACATGAAGTTTTGTCGTATCATATTTGTCTTTCAATCCGTATGAAACAAAAGTAACTTTCTCAGAATCTTTTACTCGATAAACAAAACTCGAACGACCCATAATCATTCCTTGATTAATAAGCTTCATCGCATACTCTTCTTGTGGAACATAGCCTCTATCTTTCAAAAATTTATTCCAGAAGCGACTGTATAACAAGTGTCCAGTGGCGTGTTCAGTTCCACCCAAATAGAGGTCAACATTTTGCCAGTAATCAATTGCTTCTTTTGATGCAAACTCTTGGTCATTGTTAGCATCCATGTATCTAAACCAGTACCAACTACTGCCAGCCCAGCCAGGCATTGTACTTAATTCATATGGGTTTCCATTGTAATTCCAACCTTCGGCACGGCCAAGTGGTGGTTCTCCATCTTCGGTTGGTAAGTATTTATCAATTTCTGGTAAAACCAATGGTAAATCATTCTTATCAATCAAATAAGGTAATGGATTCCCATTTTCATCATTTTTAAAGAAAACAGGAACTGGCTCACCCCAATATCTTTGACGAGCAAAAACGGCATCGCGTAAACGATAGTTTACTTTACCTTTACCCATTCCTTTTTCTTCTAACCAAGTGATTAATTTAGACGTAGCTTCTTTGTATTCAAGTCCATTAATCATTCCTGAATTTATGTACTTGCCTTCCTTCGTTGCATCTGCTTGATTTTCAATATCTGCTTGGCTATCAAGGATTTGTATAATTGGAAGATTGAAATGTGTAGCAAAATTCCAGTCACGTTGGTCTCCAGAAGGCACACCCATTACTGCTCCAGTACCATATCCAGCCAAAACATAATCAGCTATCCAAATTGGTACTTTCTCTCCATTGAATGGGTTGATACAATAACTGCCTGTAAAAGCCCCAGAAACTGTTCTTACATCTGACATACGGTCGAGTTCAGAACGTTTTTGTGTTTCTGCGATATAATTGTCAATGCTTTCCTTTTGTTGAGGAGTTGTTAAGGATGCAACAAGCTCATGCTCAGGAGCTAAAACCAAAAACGAGACTCCATAGATGGTATCAACACGCGTAGTGAATACTTCAATTTGTGTTTCTGGTTTATTTTCTACTCCAAACTTAACCATAGCACCAACTGAGCGGCCGATCCAATTACGTTGCTGTTCTTTTAATGAATCTGACCAATCAACTAAGTCTAAACCTGTAATTAAACGATCTGCATAAGCAGTGATTCTCATCATCCACTGCTGCATTTTTTTCTGAATTACAGGGTACCCTCCACGCTCCGAAACGCCATCTTTCACTTCATCATTTGAAAGAACCATCCCTAAAGCTGGACAGAAATTAACAACTGCC harbors:
- a CDS encoding PQQ-dependent sugar dehydrogenase produces the protein MKYFLLIWFFPFNIFAQSPSLQTNFYISGFNSIVDIAHAYDERLFVVDGTQIKVIENNSILADPFLDLTGNADWIMAVAFHPNYQANGQLFVKYRTLDNTCRISRFLKSSDDKNQVDKSSENVLFSIVNNIGHQGGDLEFGKDGYLYTTIGDGAPGERFSLGDENNNAQNMSSLKGKLLRFNVDSENLIPIENPYQTPNDNIPDEIIAAGLRNPWKFSFDKLTGDLWIGDVGQDSYEEIDYLPFGNFENKNFGWSCYEGNMLHLTQNCPPNSVSLVSPIITYEGYNFNGNLPASVTGGYVYRGSKYPFLNGFYCYADYNSGKFWLLKNTNNVIINDFKGVLMEYPTTFGEDYAGELYVATFDKIYKITSCGNEQNLTITSNLTGRNYFSSLNLIESSAQILNGGEVFYSSSKMISLNPGFKVDNGAVFIAQIDSCN
- the leuS gene encoding leucine--tRNA ligase, whose product is MSEFNHREIEKKWQQVWEENQTYKVEIDHTKPKYYVLDMFPYPSGAGLHVGHPLGYIATDIYSRYKRLKGFNVLHPMGFDSFGLPAEQYAIQTGQHPAITTENNITTYISQLKKIGFCYDWSREVRTSDAKYYKWTQWIFMELFNSWYNKESDKAEPIETLYEIFGKSGSKGAKAACNDETPNFTAEEWNNFNETEKYKISLDYRLTYLSEAVVNFCPALGMVLSNDEVKDGVSERGGYPVIQKKMQQWMMRITAYADRLITGLDLVDWSDSLKEQQRNWIGRSVGAMVKFGVENKPETQIEVFTTRVDTIYGVSFLVLAPEHELVASLTTPQQKESIDNYIAETQKRSELDRMSDVRTVSGAFTGSYCINPFNGEKVPIWIADYVLAGYGTGAVMGVPSGDQRDWNFATHFNLPIIQILDSQADIENQADATKEGKYINSGMINGLEYKEATSKLITWLEEKGMGKGKVNYRLRDAVFARQRYWGEPVPVFFKNDENGNPLPYLIDKNDLPLVLPEIDKYLPTEDGEPPLGRAEGWNYNGNPYELSTMPGWAGSSWYWFRYMDANNDQEFASKEAIDYWQNVDLYLGGTEHATGHLLYSRFWNKFLKDRGYVPQEEYAMKLINQGMIMGRSSFVYRVKDSEKVTFVSYGLKDKYDTTKLHVDVNIVENDVLDIDKFKATRNDIGDNPQFIFEDDGPSKGKYVCGSEVEKMSKSKFNVVNPDTIVERYGADTFRLYEMFLGPLTESKPWDTRGIEGTYRFVRKLWRLFFDQNGKYLVVDAEPTKDELKSLHKTIKKVNEDIEAFSFNTSVSSFMICVNELSDLKCHKKAILEQLLIILSPYAPHVTEELWNVLGNTDSITAQSFPSHEEKYLVEDSFEYPIQINGKVRATLNFPADMSKEEIEKQVLANELVIKWLDGASPKKIIVVPKRIVNVVI
- a CDS encoding sodium-translocating pyrophosphatase; this translates as MDSMIVYLVPLMGIIGLLYTAWRFNWVSNQPAGDDNMKKLSGYIADGAIAFLKAEWKILAYFAIPTAVILGYLGMQTEANGMEIHSSPLIAVAFLIGAVFSATAGYIGMKIATKANVRTAQAARTSLAKALEVSFTGGSVMGMGVAGLAVLGLGGLFILFYNLFAKGQGLTSVEMKKAIEVLAGFSLGAESIALFARVGGGIYTKAADVGADLVGKVEAGIPEDDVRNPATIADNVGDNVGDVAGMGADLFGSYVATILATMVLGQEISVSDNYGGFSPVLLPMLIAGVGLLASLVSTFFVRISREDASVQNALNIGNWLSIVITFVASYFLVKNILPENLNLRGFEFTSTGVFLAIVVGLIVGALMSIITEYYTAMGKRPVLSIVQKSGTGHATNIIGGLAVGMESTVLPIIVLAAGIILSYKFAGLYGVSIAAAGMMATTAMQLAIDAFGPIADNAGGIAEMAQLPSEVRERTDNLDAVGNTTAATGKGFAIASAALTSLALFAAFVGIAGISKIDIYKADVLAGLFVGGMIPFIFSALAISAVGKAAMEMVNEVRRQFREIPGIMEYKTEPEYEKCVAISTEASIKQMIAPGAIAIISPVLVGFFFGPEVLGGMLAGVTVSGVLMGMFQSNAGGAWDNAKKSFEKGVVIDGETYYKKSEPHKASVTGDTVGDPFKDTSGPSMNILIKLMSIVSLVIAPYIAVKPETTALKSTKEVVKSSITVTVNK